Genomic DNA from Streptomyces venezuelae:
CCGCACGTCGTCCGGCGCCGTACGCCATATGAGGCCGTCCGGGTGGTGCAGGACCGCCGTCACCTCGTCCGGTGTCGGCGGCTCCGCGTTGCCCCGGAGGTAGACCGCCCGCAGGCCCAGGTTGCGCAGACGCGTCAGCGCCCTCGCGCGGTTCACGGCGTGCACGATCATCCTGACCGTGCCGCCGCCCCGGGACGGGTCCGGCAGGGTCAGCGCCACCACCACGCTGCCGTTCGGCAGCTTGCAGAAACCTCCTGCGGACATGCTGGGTCACACCCCCGTGAGACATCGAGCGGGAGCCTGACGAGTCACAGCCGGACCCCGCGTCAATAAGAAATCCACAGACGCACCTAAACACGATCGGCCGCCGCCCGCTAGAGGGCGACGGCCGATCATGACTTGACCTGCGAAAACGTCAATTACTTCGTGGAGGGGCCCACCTGGACCGTGATCGTCGAGCCGTCCTTGGGCTGCTTGACGATCTTGATCTGAGTGTTGGTGTCAGTGACCTTGACACTTCCCGTGGGGTTCTCCTTGTACCAGTAGGTGCCCTTGTGGTCGTCGAAGACCGGGACGCCCTTCTGGGACTTGATCTTCAGCGCGACGTCCGCGTTGTGGAGCGTGAACTTGTCCGTCGCGTACTTGCTGAAGGGCGCGTCGAACGGCTGGATCTTGTTGCGCAGAACCGTACCGTCCTTCCACTTCAGCGGCTTCGCATGCGCGTCGACCGGAAGGATCAGACCCTCGCCCGGGTGGGCGCTGGTGTTGTTGTCCTTCTGCGAGGTGTCCCACTGCCAGACCATCAGACCGGTCTGGTACGGGTAGTGCTCCACCCAGTCGGGGCGGACCTTGGAACCGAAGTTGTACGGGCCGACCTCAAGGGTCTTGTCGTACGAGACGTACTGGCGGTTCTCGGCGAGGTAGTACTGGTCGTACTTCTTCGTGAAGGACTCACCGATGCGCGAGAAGCCCTTCGACGCCCAGCCGTTGTCGTCACCCTCGGCGCCGTCCTCGAACAGCTTCGCACCGTCCGCGGTGATCGTGAGCGCGTCGGCCGCGAAACCCTTGCCGCCCGCGCCGCCGTCCGTGGAGTAGCGGAAGCGGACGTCGACCTTCTTGCCCGCGTAGGCGTCGAGCGGGAAGACCAGCTTCTTGTACGCGCCGGAGACACCGGTCAGCGCGGGCTTGTCGCCGGCGTCACGGGTGATCGGCTTGCCGTCCGCGGTGCCGTCGACCGGCTTCCAGTTGGCGCCGCCGTCCGTGGACACCTCGGTGTAGAGGTAGTCGTAGTTGGCCTCGATGTCCCACCAGCCCTGCAGCGAGAGCTCGGCCTTGGACTTGCCGGTGAGGTCGACGGACCGCGTCAGGGTGTTCTTGAGGTCGTCGCCCTGGTCGCTCCACCACTGCTTGGAGCCCTCGGCGGGCTTCACGACCTTGGTGGTGACGGCCTTCTTCGGCAGGTCGACGACGAGCGCCTGACGGTGCCGGGTGTTGTACTCGGCGACGCCCAGCTTGTGCTCGGACGTCGTCGCGGCCTTCGCCTTGGCGTAGTCGAGCCAGCCCAGCTGGAACTTGTCCCAGGCGGTCATGTCGCCCGGCAGGTCACCGATGGCGTCCTTGCCGGTGCCGAGCCAGGAACCGGCCGACATCAGGGACCAGAAACCGACCGAGTTCTCGCCCTTGCCCGTGGTGTCGTACAGGTCGGGCAGGCCCAGGTCGTGGCCGTACTCGTGGGCGAACACGCCGAGGCCGCCGTTCTCCGGCTGCATCGTGTAGTCGCCGACCCAGATGCCCGTGTCGCCGATCTGGGTGCCGCCGGCCTTGTTGTTCGAGGGGCCGGTGCTGCCCGCGTCGTTGCCGTAGGCGTACCAGCGGTGCGCCCACAGGGCGTTCTCGCCCTCGGCGCCACCGCCGGCCGACTCGTCCTCGCCCGCGTGGACGATCTGGAAGTGGTCGATGTAGCCGTCGGGCTCGTTGAACTCGCCGTCGTTGTCGAAGTCGTAGCGGTCCCACTGGTCGTACTTGGCCAGGTCCGCCTTGATCTGCGCGTCCGTGCGGCCCTTCGCCTTCTGGTCCTTCGCCCAGGCGGTCACGCCGTCCTTGACCGCGTCCCAGACGTTGGCGCAGTTGGTGTCGCCGCAGTAGTTCGAGCCGTAGCGGGCCTCGTTGTAGTCGACCTTGACCCAGTCGGAGACCTCACCGTCGACCGAGTACCGGCCGGACGAGGTCTTCTCGTAGTAGGTCTTCAGCGAGTGCTTCGCCTTGCCCTTGGAGTCCTTGCCCTTCCCGAAGTACAGGTCCTGGAAGTGC
This window encodes:
- a CDS encoding immune inhibitor A domain-containing protein, producing MAAAAATFSAATASAEDGASGGAPAIDRQDPSRPKAHVDHDLDGPFSKQQAQQRKAALQQVVAGDAKVQKRGASKVVKLDDKKYVELGREKTDKIFTILVEFGDKVDDTTMYDPDGPEGPQQPVKKYGGKPGPLHNKIAKPDRAKDNSTAWQKDYDQKHFQDLYFGKGKDSKGKAKHSLKTYYEKTSSGRYSVDGEVSDWVKVDYNEARYGSNYCGDTNCANVWDAVKDGVTAWAKDQKAKGRTDAQIKADLAKYDQWDRYDFDNDGEFNEPDGYIDHFQIVHAGEDESAGGGAEGENALWAHRWYAYGNDAGSTGPSNNKAGGTQIGDTGIWVGDYTMQPENGGLGVFAHEYGHDLGLPDLYDTTGKGENSVGFWSLMSAGSWLGTGKDAIGDLPGDMTAWDKFQLGWLDYAKAKAATTSEHKLGVAEYNTRHRQALVVDLPKKAVTTKVVKPAEGSKQWWSDQGDDLKNTLTRSVDLTGKSKAELSLQGWWDIEANYDYLYTEVSTDGGANWKPVDGTADGKPITRDAGDKPALTGVSGAYKKLVFPLDAYAGKKVDVRFRYSTDGGAGGKGFAADALTITADGAKLFEDGAEGDDNGWASKGFSRIGESFTKKYDQYYLAENRQYVSYDKTLEVGPYNFGSKVRPDWVEHYPYQTGLMVWQWDTSQKDNNTSAHPGEGLILPVDAHAKPLKWKDGTVLRNKIQPFDAPFSKYATDKFTLHNADVALKIKSQKGVPVFDDHKGTYWYKENPTGSVKVTDTNTQIKIVKQPKDGSTITVQVGPSTK